The proteins below come from a single Asanoa ferruginea genomic window:
- a CDS encoding PP2C family protein-serine/threonine phosphatase has protein sequence MNERLVDVERALSHAEADLLVERLGEEVEKHYGITDAELFLVDYRLAALLPLGGGEPLTHPGHPAWRSFDHQSEVFDGDVLFLPVTMRGDRIGVLRLAPVPGDDEAAHGDLARLAVYLAHEVAAVRDSTDAYLVAARARRLTLAAEMQWELLPGRSRTRPSFSLAGQLEPAYAVRGDSFDWADDGHRLWMSAVNGSGEGVAAATLTSLATFALRNARRGGLDLADQVALADQAIYSHYRGEQHLAALLLSVDLASGVVTAVDAGSPRLLLLRGEEASDVELEAQLPLGMFDGTIYRPQTFELEVGDRLFVISDGVFDAVNEAGGRYGETALTRFVRRSRRQSPLDAVRALLGELRAHVAADLVDDAVVVCLDWNGPKSQ, from the coding sequence ATGAACGAACGGTTAGTCGATGTCGAACGCGCGCTGTCGCACGCGGAGGCCGACCTGCTCGTGGAACGGCTCGGGGAAGAGGTCGAGAAGCACTACGGGATCACGGACGCGGAGCTGTTCCTGGTCGACTACCGGCTCGCCGCGCTGCTGCCACTGGGCGGCGGTGAGCCGTTGACCCATCCCGGCCACCCGGCCTGGCGGAGCTTCGACCATCAGTCCGAGGTTTTCGACGGCGACGTCCTGTTCCTCCCGGTCACCATGCGTGGTGACCGGATCGGTGTGCTCCGGCTGGCCCCGGTGCCCGGCGACGACGAGGCCGCACACGGCGACCTGGCCCGGCTGGCCGTCTACCTCGCGCACGAGGTGGCCGCGGTACGCGACAGCACCGACGCATACCTGGTCGCCGCGCGGGCCCGCCGGTTGACGCTGGCCGCCGAGATGCAGTGGGAGTTGCTGCCGGGGCGCAGCCGGACCCGGCCCTCCTTCTCGCTGGCCGGTCAGCTCGAACCGGCGTACGCCGTGCGGGGTGACAGCTTCGACTGGGCCGACGACGGGCACCGGCTCTGGATGTCGGCGGTGAACGGCTCCGGCGAGGGCGTCGCGGCGGCGACGCTCACCAGCCTCGCCACGTTCGCCCTGCGCAACGCCCGCCGGGGCGGGCTCGACCTGGCTGACCAGGTGGCATTGGCCGACCAGGCGATCTACTCGCACTATCGGGGCGAGCAGCACCTGGCCGCCCTTCTGCTCTCGGTCGACCTGGCCAGCGGCGTGGTCACCGCGGTCGACGCCGGCTCACCGCGGCTGCTGTTGCTGCGCGGCGAGGAGGCGTCCGATGTGGAGCTTGAGGCGCAGTTGCCGCTGGGCATGTTCGACGGCACCATCTACCGGCCGCAGACCTTCGAGCTGGAGGTCGGCGACCGGCTGTTCGTGATCAGCGACGGCGTCTTCGACGCGGTCAACGAGGCCGGCGGGCGTTATGGCGAGACCGCGCTGACCCGGTTTGTCCGGCGCAGCCGGCGGCAGTCGCCGCTCGACGCGGTGCGCGCGCTGCTCGGTGAGCTGCGCGCGCACGTCGCCGCTGATCTGGTCGACGACGCGGTGGTCGTCTGCCTCGACTGGAACGGGCCGAAGTCTCAGTAG
- a CDS encoding MarR family winged helix-turn-helix transcriptional regulator: protein MADHHASDDVAAQAAALDSAAEALLRVWDAAREGAADRVSGSQLRAMLVVEECDGINLRGLAGSLGMILSSASRLCDRLVAAGMIERFPGRTDRREISLHLTQTGRRLLDELRAERQRRLREVLAQMSPAARQSLLRGLSEFGDAMGKPDSDALTA, encoded by the coding sequence ATGGCCGATCACCATGCGTCCGACGACGTAGCCGCCCAGGCCGCTGCACTCGACAGTGCGGCCGAGGCGTTGCTGCGCGTGTGGGACGCGGCTCGCGAAGGTGCCGCCGATCGAGTCTCGGGGTCACAGTTGCGGGCGATGCTGGTGGTCGAGGAGTGCGACGGGATCAACCTGCGCGGCCTGGCCGGCAGCCTCGGCATGATCCTCTCGTCGGCCAGCCGGCTCTGCGACCGGCTGGTCGCGGCCGGCATGATCGAGCGCTTCCCGGGCCGCACCGACCGCCGCGAGATCTCGCTGCATCTGACCCAGACCGGTCGCCGGTTGCTGGACGAGCTGCGGGCCGAGCGTCAGCGCCGGCTGCGCGAGGTGCTGGCGCAGATGAGCCCGGCCGCCCGGCAGTCCCTGCTGCGCGGCCTGAGCGAGTTCGGCGACGCGATGGGCAAGCCCGACTCCGACGCGCTCACGGCCTGA
- a CDS encoding ROK family transcriptional regulator: MNGEFPVRQASVRAHNLALVLRQVAGAPRPPSRADLAGSTGLTRATVSALVDDLVGGGLITEVGPAPRTGAGRPAVGLVLNGYGPAGLGLEINVDYLAGCVVDLTGTVIHRLVLHGDQRILGPRAVLDAVADLGARLRSEAAAAGRVVAGAALAVPGLVSGAGLVHRAPNLAWHDVDAAGALAGGPLGDLPLTIDNEANLAALAELHADGDGLDSFVYVSGEIGIGAGIVLHRTLFRGARGWSGELGHVCVRPDGPLCRCGALGCLEQYAGQEALLRDLPAGETGLARLRDDTALADSRLPAAGTSLGVALAGVVNMLDVDTVVLGGIFGPLTPWLAPAVEAELARRVLTSAWSPMTVRASALGAAAAAVGAAGAVIRDILAEPAEWLRP, translated from the coding sequence GTGAACGGCGAATTTCCGGTGCGGCAGGCCAGTGTGCGTGCCCACAACCTGGCACTCGTGCTCCGCCAGGTGGCCGGTGCGCCCCGCCCGCCGTCCCGCGCCGACCTCGCCGGCAGCACCGGGCTGACCCGGGCCACCGTCTCCGCGCTCGTCGACGACCTGGTCGGCGGCGGCCTGATCACCGAGGTGGGTCCGGCGCCGCGGACCGGCGCCGGCCGGCCGGCGGTCGGGCTCGTCCTTAACGGGTACGGACCGGCCGGGCTCGGACTGGAGATCAACGTCGACTACCTGGCCGGCTGCGTCGTCGACCTGACCGGCACCGTCATCCACCGTCTGGTGCTGCACGGCGACCAGCGGATCCTGGGCCCCCGCGCGGTGCTCGACGCCGTCGCCGACCTCGGCGCGCGGCTGCGTTCCGAGGCCGCCGCGGCCGGGCGGGTCGTCGCCGGCGCCGCCCTCGCCGTTCCGGGGCTGGTCTCGGGGGCCGGCCTGGTGCACCGGGCGCCCAACCTGGCCTGGCACGACGTCGACGCGGCCGGCGCGCTGGCCGGCGGGCCGCTCGGCGACCTGCCGCTGACCATCGACAACGAGGCCAACCTGGCCGCGCTGGCCGAGTTGCACGCCGACGGCGACGGGCTGGACAGCTTCGTCTACGTGTCCGGTGAGATCGGCATCGGCGCCGGCATCGTGCTGCACCGCACCCTGTTCCGCGGCGCCCGCGGCTGGAGCGGCGAACTCGGCCACGTCTGCGTCCGGCCCGACGGCCCGCTCTGCCGGTGCGGTGCGCTCGGCTGCCTCGAGCAATACGCGGGCCAGGAGGCGCTGCTGCGCGACCTGCCGGCGGGCGAGACCGGCCTGGCCCGGCTGCGCGACGACACCGCACTGGCCGACAGCCGGCTGCCGGCCGCGGGCACGTCGCTGGGTGTGGCGCTGGCCGGCGTGGTCAACATGCTCGACGTCGACACTGTGGTGCTCGGCGGCATCTTCGGGCCGCTGACACCCTGGCTGGCACCCGCGGTCGAGGCCGAACTGGCCCGGCGGGTGCTGACCTCGGCGTGGTCGCCGATGACCGTGCGGGCCTCGGCGTTGGGGGCGGCCGCGGCGGCGGTCGGTGCGGCCGGCGCGGTGATCCGCGACATCCTGGCCGAACCGGCGGAGTGGCTCAGGCCGTGA
- the xylB gene encoding xylulokinase, with the protein MPLVAGVDTSTQSCKVVVRDAETGALVREGRATHPEGTEVHPDAWWRALTEATRQAGGLDDVAAVAVGGQQHGMVCLDESGEVVRPALLWNDTRSAQAASDLTAELGGPKAWADAVGSVPVASFTVTKLRWLAEHEPDNAARTAAVCLPHDWLTWRLGGTGDLADLRTDRGDASGTGYWSPATGVYRPDLLELAFGREPRVPTVLAPTGIAGRLPSGAALGPGTGDNAAAALGVGARPGDVIVSIGTSGTVFSVADLPAADASGIVAGFADATGRFLPLVCTLNAARVLDAAAALLGVSHSRLAELAAEAPSGSDGLVMVPYLEGERTPNRPLSTGAVHGLTLRNSTPAHFARAAVEGMLCALADGLDALIAEGAAVNRVILIGGGARSEAVRRIAPEIFGCGVVVPEPGEYVADGAARQAAWVVSDQPAPPAWATGRVETYDARPVPAIRDQYAAVRELVHDRPA; encoded by the coding sequence ATGCCGCTGGTCGCCGGCGTCGACACGTCCACGCAGTCGTGCAAGGTGGTGGTCCGCGACGCCGAGACCGGCGCGCTGGTCCGCGAGGGGCGCGCCACGCATCCGGAGGGCACCGAGGTGCATCCGGACGCGTGGTGGCGCGCCCTGACCGAGGCCACGCGCCAGGCCGGCGGGCTGGATGACGTGGCCGCGGTCGCCGTCGGCGGCCAGCAGCACGGCATGGTCTGTCTCGACGAGTCGGGCGAGGTCGTTCGCCCGGCTCTGCTCTGGAACGACACCCGCTCGGCCCAGGCCGCTTCCGACCTGACCGCCGAGCTGGGCGGCCCGAAGGCCTGGGCCGACGCCGTCGGCTCGGTGCCGGTGGCCAGCTTCACCGTCACCAAGCTGCGCTGGCTGGCCGAGCACGAGCCCGACAACGCCGCCCGCACCGCCGCGGTCTGCCTGCCGCACGACTGGCTGACCTGGCGGCTCGGCGGCACCGGCGACCTCGCCGACCTGCGCACCGACCGGGGCGACGCGAGCGGCACCGGCTACTGGTCGCCGGCGACCGGCGTCTACCGGCCCGACCTGCTGGAGCTGGCGTTCGGCCGGGAGCCGCGGGTGCCGACCGTGCTCGCACCGACCGGCATCGCCGGCCGGCTGCCAAGCGGCGCCGCGCTCGGCCCGGGCACCGGCGACAACGCGGCGGCCGCGCTCGGGGTCGGAGCCCGGCCCGGCGACGTGATCGTCTCGATCGGCACCTCCGGCACCGTGTTCAGCGTGGCCGACCTGCCCGCGGCCGACGCCAGCGGCATCGTCGCGGGCTTCGCCGACGCGACGGGCCGGTTCCTGCCGCTGGTCTGCACGCTCAACGCCGCTCGGGTGCTCGACGCGGCGGCCGCGCTGCTCGGCGTCAGCCACAGCCGGCTTGCCGAGCTGGCGGCCGAGGCACCCTCCGGCTCCGACGGCCTGGTGATGGTCCCCTACCTGGAGGGGGAGCGGACCCCCAACCGCCCACTGTCGACCGGCGCGGTGCACGGCCTGACCCTGCGCAATTCGACCCCGGCACACTTCGCCCGGGCCGCGGTCGAGGGCATGCTCTGCGCGCTCGCCGACGGCCTCGACGCGCTGATCGCCGAGGGCGCCGCGGTCAACCGGGTGATCCTGATCGGTGGCGGGGCACGCAGCGAGGCGGTCCGGCGGATCGCGCCGGAGATCTTCGGCTGCGGCGTCGTGGTCCCCGAGCCCGGCGAATATGTCGCCGACGGCGCCGCCCGCCAGGCCGCGTGGGTCGTCTCCGACCAGCCGGCGCCGCCCGCGTGGGCGACCGGCCGCGTCGAGACCTACGACGCCCGTCCGGTGCCGGCCATCCGCGACCAATACGCCGCCGTCCGCGAACTGGTGCACGACCGACCGGCGTGA
- the xylA gene encoding xylose isomerase, whose protein sequence is MAADPTRADKFSFGLWTVGWQARDPFGDATRPPLDPVESVHRLSELGAYGVTFHDDDVIPFGSDDATRAEHIARFRKALDETGIVVPMVTTNLFTHPVFKDGGFTSNDRSIRRFALRKVMRNMELAAELGAQTYVMWGGREGSEYDSAKDVQAALDRYREGVDFLAQYSIDRGFGLRFAIEPKPNEPRGDILLPTVGHAIAFINSLEHGDLVGLNPEVGHEQMAGLNYAHGIAQALWHGKLFHLDLNGQRGIKYDQDLVFGHGDLANAFALVDLIEHGAPGGGPAYEGPRHFDYKPSRTEDFDGVWASAAANMRMYLLLKERAQAFRADPEVQEALAVSKVGELREPTVGTGESYTDLLADRSAYEDFDADTVAERGFGFVRLNQLALEHLLGARG, encoded by the coding sequence ATGGCAGCCGATCCCACCCGTGCCGACAAGTTCTCGTTCGGCCTGTGGACCGTGGGCTGGCAGGCCCGCGACCCGTTCGGCGACGCCACCCGGCCGCCGCTCGACCCGGTGGAGTCGGTGCACCGGCTCTCCGAGCTGGGCGCCTACGGCGTGACGTTCCACGACGACGACGTGATCCCGTTCGGCTCCGACGACGCGACCCGGGCCGAGCACATCGCCCGGTTCCGCAAGGCGCTCGACGAGACCGGCATCGTCGTGCCGATGGTGACCACCAACCTGTTCACCCACCCGGTGTTCAAGGACGGCGGCTTCACCAGCAACGACCGGTCCATCCGCCGGTTCGCGCTGCGCAAGGTGATGCGCAACATGGAGCTGGCCGCCGAGCTCGGCGCGCAGACCTACGTGATGTGGGGCGGCCGCGAGGGCTCCGAATACGACTCGGCCAAAGACGTGCAGGCGGCTCTCGACCGCTACCGCGAGGGCGTCGACTTCCTGGCGCAATACTCGATCGACCGCGGCTTCGGCCTGCGCTTCGCCATCGAGCCCAAGCCCAACGAGCCGCGCGGCGACATCCTGCTGCCGACCGTCGGCCACGCGATCGCGTTCATCAACAGCCTTGAGCACGGCGACCTGGTCGGCCTCAACCCCGAGGTCGGGCACGAGCAGATGGCCGGCCTCAACTACGCGCACGGCATCGCCCAGGCGCTCTGGCACGGCAAGCTCTTCCACCTCGACCTCAACGGCCAGCGCGGCATCAAATACGACCAGGACCTGGTCTTCGGCCACGGCGACCTGGCCAACGCGTTCGCCCTGGTCGACCTGATCGAGCACGGCGCGCCCGGCGGCGGCCCGGCCTACGAGGGCCCGCGGCACTTCGACTACAAGCCCTCGCGCACCGAGGACTTCGACGGCGTGTGGGCCTCGGCGGCCGCCAACATGCGGATGTACCTGCTGCTCAAGGAGCGGGCACAGGCGTTCCGGGCCGACCCGGAGGTGCAGGAGGCGCTGGCGGTTTCCAAGGTGGGCGAGCTGCGCGAGCCGACCGTGGGCACCGGCGAGAGCTACACCGACCTGCTCGCCGACCGGTCCGCCTACGAGGATTTCGACGCCGACACGGTCGCCGAGCGCGGCTTCGGCTTCGTCCGCCTCAACCAGTTGGCGCTCGAGCACCTGCTCGGCGCACGGGGCTAA
- a CDS encoding AAA domain-containing protein, whose translation MEQQDGADTPHEIRERAGALAEYLLAVRALLDKPVRTIPPGDAYWHDDLPIHPAVELGPRQPGAGWLRVGRPGAPEPPSIPTPLLRHLVWDLTAENPPTLQNQDEIRAAEFSRWMEEEWRPWATAHRRTAAVRALHDRLYDLRYRVDVDSARVELVWGHAILDAPVGGEPVRYPLLATPVAIDYDPETSTVTVHPQGPARLQVDALGGLDNRRVGDLLDLAGPGGLVDVDPWDAAERQEFAGRALRRLGYEPLLRFGLDPVADPHVHDTGVLFLRPRQRMVRRFLEAERDRLAAPGDSGVGALAGILAHEPSALRMPDDDPDAWVRTAERLLMPMATNDAQESIAARLAAHRTVAVQGPPGTGKTHTIRNLICHLVAHGKRVLVLAQKEDPLRVLRDGLPAEIQPLCLAVLGRSADQLVQLQIAARELSDRAATLDRTAAADEVDRITADIDAAHDRFARARDELLAVAEREATTYPVGGVASSPAEVGEWLRRTEADGIVPDPVPPGTPAPLTAGEFGLLGDLARAIPAADRASALATLPAEGELPTGEAVAAQRATLADAAKVAEQARDRGVDADGARRLGPEAVDELAGALRTAADALARRAGSWTDRLGSLIREPSWQAVWDEQVAASQRMLGELGRRTAALSGHRVEIAEEHAAQPRRLLTQLGQIRERFAAGKPVRRLTHGDLAKVVADCRVDGEQPRTAADIDLLVATVERLQLRAQLAARWAEWADRLGAPLPTGAAPPRTDEPSGADPARRVSPGAGGASGEPEIWAGRLLAEALDALDWESRRWPSLRENLAVLVPACPRVVDAAALADLADLTEATLAVFTVDRIEAEQRAMGAWLARVTAGPGAPPVLRGLAAAWSTDDAVGWNAALAEIRRLWSIKPDATRFAALHARLAAVAPQWAAGYDRGVAPAGGDAALRAWAWRQAQTWFDEVAGTHGVGDDELGRRLERARDQERRLTGELVVGSAWLEVARTLDDRRKAALADWTAALRKIGKGTGKTAAHWQAAAQRAMAEAATAVPVWIMSVDRALEQFPGAGPIFDVVVIDEASQADIFALPVLGLAHRAVVVGDDQQIGPQLVGLPAERVNGLIATHLAPAGVPSAVHFDTESSLYDHAVRRSPQRILLTEHFRSVPAIIGFSSDTYYDGKIQPLRADRPAGLGVAVTAVHVPDGRRVSVPEYGEVNVAEAEALVARVTAIVADPAYRGKTIGVVSLLSTSGQADYLQHRLREELGTDELERRALRVGDAYTFQGDERDVVLLSTVVASADGTIGAFTKRDYHRRVNVAASRARDQLFVFHSVSAGELNPDDARALLLRYATRPAGAVADTPYDPALESGFTREVWRRLTAAGLRPVPRFRLGNYRIDFVVNAPDGRRLAIACDDRYRGAAAFAAELRRQAVLERVGNCVFVRLRASLFHRDPDQAMEPVWTRAEELGLAPVRPV comes from the coding sequence ATGGAGCAGCAGGACGGCGCCGACACGCCACATGAGATCCGCGAGCGCGCCGGAGCGCTCGCGGAATACCTGCTCGCCGTGCGCGCGCTGCTCGACAAACCGGTCCGCACGATCCCGCCGGGCGACGCCTACTGGCACGACGACCTGCCCATCCACCCGGCCGTCGAGCTCGGCCCGCGGCAACCCGGCGCCGGCTGGCTGCGGGTCGGCCGCCCGGGCGCGCCGGAACCGCCGTCGATCCCGACCCCGCTGCTGCGCCACCTCGTCTGGGACCTGACGGCAGAAAACCCGCCAACCCTTCAAAATCAGGATGAGATACGCGCGGCCGAGTTCAGCCGGTGGATGGAGGAGGAGTGGCGACCGTGGGCGACCGCCCACCGCCGCACCGCCGCCGTCCGGGCGCTGCACGACCGCCTCTACGACCTGCGCTACCGGGTCGACGTCGACTCCGCGCGGGTCGAACTCGTCTGGGGCCACGCGATCCTCGACGCGCCGGTCGGCGGTGAGCCGGTCCGCTACCCGCTGCTGGCGACCCCGGTCGCGATCGACTACGACCCGGAGACCAGCACCGTCACCGTCCACCCGCAGGGCCCGGCCCGGCTACAGGTCGACGCGCTCGGCGGGCTCGACAACCGCCGGGTCGGCGACCTGCTCGACCTGGCCGGCCCGGGCGGCCTCGTCGACGTCGACCCCTGGGACGCCGCCGAGCGCCAGGAGTTCGCCGGCCGCGCGCTGCGCCGTCTCGGCTACGAACCGCTTCTGCGGTTCGGCCTCGACCCGGTCGCCGACCCGCACGTGCACGACACCGGCGTGCTCTTCCTGCGCCCGCGGCAGCGGATGGTGCGCCGGTTCCTGGAGGCCGAACGCGACCGGCTGGCCGCGCCCGGCGACAGCGGGGTCGGCGCCCTGGCCGGCATCCTCGCGCACGAACCGAGCGCACTGCGGATGCCCGACGACGACCCCGACGCCTGGGTACGCACCGCCGAGCGGCTGCTGATGCCGATGGCGACCAACGACGCCCAGGAGTCGATCGCCGCCCGCCTGGCCGCACACCGCACGGTCGCGGTGCAGGGCCCACCCGGCACCGGCAAGACGCACACGATCCGCAACCTGATCTGTCACCTGGTCGCACACGGCAAGCGCGTGTTGGTGCTGGCCCAGAAGGAAGACCCGCTGCGGGTGCTCCGCGACGGCCTGCCCGCCGAGATCCAACCGCTCTGCCTGGCCGTGCTCGGCCGCTCGGCCGACCAACTCGTGCAACTCCAGATCGCCGCCCGCGAGCTGTCCGACCGGGCCGCCACCCTCGACCGCACGGCCGCGGCCGACGAGGTCGACCGGATCACCGCCGACATCGACGCCGCACACGACCGCTTCGCCCGGGCCCGCGACGAGTTGCTCGCAGTGGCCGAACGCGAGGCGACGACCTACCCGGTAGGCGGGGTGGCCTCCTCGCCGGCCGAGGTCGGCGAGTGGCTGCGCCGCACCGAGGCCGACGGCATCGTGCCCGACCCGGTGCCGCCGGGCACGCCGGCGCCGCTGACCGCGGGCGAGTTCGGGCTGCTCGGCGACCTGGCGCGGGCGATCCCAGCGGCCGACCGGGCCAGCGCCCTCGCCACCCTGCCGGCCGAGGGCGAGCTGCCGACCGGCGAGGCGGTCGCCGCACAGCGGGCCACGCTGGCCGACGCGGCCAAGGTGGCCGAGCAGGCCCGCGACCGCGGTGTCGACGCCGACGGCGCGCGCCGGCTCGGCCCCGAAGCGGTCGACGAGCTGGCCGGCGCGCTGCGCACAGCGGCCGACGCGCTGGCCCGCCGGGCCGGAAGCTGGACCGACCGGCTGGGCTCGCTCATCCGCGAGCCGAGCTGGCAGGCGGTCTGGGACGAGCAGGTGGCGGCCAGCCAGCGGATGCTCGGCGAACTGGGTCGGCGCACGGCGGCCCTGTCCGGCCACCGGGTGGAGATCGCCGAGGAACACGCCGCCCAGCCCCGCCGGCTGCTCACCCAGCTCGGCCAGATCCGCGAGCGGTTCGCCGCCGGCAAGCCGGTCCGCCGGCTGACCCACGGTGACCTGGCCAAGGTGGTCGCCGACTGCCGCGTCGACGGCGAGCAGCCCCGCACGGCCGCCGACATCGACCTGCTGGTGGCGACCGTGGAGCGGCTCCAGCTCCGGGCCCAGCTCGCCGCACGCTGGGCGGAATGGGCCGACCGCCTGGGCGCGCCGCTACCCACCGGCGCCGCGCCACCGCGCACTGACGAGCCGTCGGGCGCCGACCCGGCCAGGCGGGTGTCGCCCGGCGCCGGCGGCGCTTCCGGTGAGCCTGAGATCTGGGCCGGCCGCTTGCTTGCCGAGGCGCTCGATGCGCTCGACTGGGAGAGCCGGCGCTGGCCTTCCCTCCGGGAGAACCTCGCCGTGCTGGTCCCGGCCTGCCCCCGTGTGGTCGACGCGGCCGCTCTGGCCGACCTCGCCGACCTGACCGAGGCGACGCTGGCGGTGTTCACCGTCGACCGGATCGAGGCCGAGCAGCGGGCGATGGGTGCCTGGCTGGCCCGGGTCACCGCCGGGCCGGGTGCGCCGCCGGTGTTGCGCGGGCTGGCCGCCGCCTGGTCCACCGACGACGCGGTCGGGTGGAACGCCGCCCTCGCCGAGATCCGTCGGTTGTGGAGCATCAAGCCCGACGCGACCCGGTTCGCCGCGCTGCATGCCCGGCTCGCCGCGGTCGCGCCGCAGTGGGCCGCGGGCTACGACCGGGGTGTGGCGCCGGCCGGCGGCGATGCGGCGCTGCGGGCCTGGGCCTGGCGGCAGGCGCAGACCTGGTTCGACGAGGTGGCCGGCACCCACGGGGTCGGCGACGACGAGCTGGGCCGGAGGCTGGAGCGGGCCCGAGACCAGGAGCGGCGGCTCACCGGCGAGCTCGTCGTGGGGTCGGCGTGGCTGGAGGTCGCGCGTACCCTCGACGACCGCCGCAAGGCCGCCCTCGCCGACTGGACGGCCGCGCTGCGCAAGATCGGCAAGGGCACCGGCAAGACCGCGGCGCACTGGCAGGCGGCCGCGCAACGGGCGATGGCTGAGGCGGCGACTGCCGTACCCGTGTGGATCATGTCGGTTGACCGTGCTCTTGAGCAGTTTCCCGGAGCCGGCCCGATCTTCGACGTCGTGGTGATCGACGAGGCGTCCCAGGCCGACATCTTCGCGCTGCCGGTGCTCGGGCTGGCGCACCGCGCCGTCGTGGTCGGCGATGACCAGCAGATCGGCCCGCAGCTCGTCGGCCTGCCCGCCGAGCGGGTCAACGGGCTGATCGCCACCCACCTGGCGCCGGCCGGTGTGCCCTCGGCGGTGCATTTCGACACCGAGAGCAGCCTCTACGACCACGCCGTGCGCCGCTCGCCGCAACGGATCCTGCTCACCGAACACTTCCGCAGCGTGCCGGCGATCATCGGTTTCTCCAGCGACACCTACTACGACGGCAAGATCCAGCCGCTGCGCGCCGACCGGCCGGCCGGGCTTGGCGTCGCCGTGACCGCCGTGCACGTGCCCGACGGGCGCCGGGTCAGCGTCCCCGAGTATGGCGAGGTCAACGTCGCGGAGGCCGAGGCGCTGGTGGCGCGGGTGACCGCGATCGTGGCCGACCCGGCCTACCGCGGAAAGACGATCGGCGTGGTCAGCCTGCTGTCGACCAGCGGGCAGGCCGACTATCTGCAACACCGGCTCCGGGAAGAGTTGGGCACCGACGAGCTCGAACGGCGCGCGCTGCGGGTCGGCGACGCCTACACGTTCCAGGGCGACGAGCGCGACGTGGTGCTGCTGTCCACGGTGGTGGCCAGCGCCGACGGCACGATCGGCGCGTTCACCAAGCGCGACTATCACCGCCGGGTCAACGTCGCCGCGTCCCGGGCCCGCGACCAGCTCTTCGTCTTCCACTCGGTGAGCGCCGGCGAGCTCAACCCGGACGACGCCCGGGCGCTGCTGCTCAGGTATGCGACCCGCCCGGCCGGCGCGGTGGCCGACACCCCTTACGACCCGGCGCTGGAGAGCGGGTTCACCCGCGAGGTCTGGCGGCGGCTGACGGCGGCTGGGCTGCGGCCGGTGCCGCGGTTCCGGCTCGGCAACTATCGGATCGACTTCGTGGTCAACGCGCCCGACGGCCGGCGGCTGGCGATCGCCTGCGACGACCGCTACCGGGGGGCGGCCGCCTTCGCGGCGGAGCTACGCCGCCAGGCGGTGCTGGAGCGGGTCGGCAACTGCGTCTTCGTCAGGTTGCGGGCCAGCCTCTTCCACCGCGACCCGGACCAGGCCATGGAGCCGGTCTGGACCCGCGCCGAGGAACTCGGCCTGGCACCAGTCCGGCCGGTTTAG
- a CDS encoding LysR family transcriptional regulator produces MTKQRPKPLDEWDFRAFIALAEERSYEDAARRMAGLHGGYSRQSVQHRIGKIENYVGEPLVRRNVDRRYLLTPAGERVLQIARQVVALHERIGSAAAQPTVWTLACGPHHTQFVALAEDRLRTAEGDKLRVEYLSQPNRAEHQFFGDPVDRLLRNEFHLIIGPAVRRPGLRSTPLYEARLEAMIDRDYPGDRLALADLVRDYEAFLQPRDVRARRVLEDAIAAAGIPDPDPAGRVAMETYETATSVIRLQSERRRPGHGRGRILVVPSDVALPYKVGMVFGGREADRFKWVPIHDGGATLRMETCVTIRDAHQTALRPVIDALRAGVHHLDLGPQGISGAPLTFATPIPSQRT; encoded by the coding sequence GTGACAAAACAGCGCCCGAAACCACTGGACGAGTGGGACTTCCGGGCGTTCATCGCGCTCGCCGAAGAGCGTTCCTATGAGGACGCGGCGCGCCGCATGGCCGGGCTGCACGGCGGTTACAGCCGCCAATCCGTGCAACACCGGATCGGCAAGATCGAAAACTATGTCGGCGAGCCGCTGGTCCGGCGCAACGTCGACCGCCGCTACCTGCTGACCCCGGCCGGCGAGCGGGTACTCCAGATCGCCCGCCAGGTCGTCGCCCTGCACGAGCGGATCGGCTCCGCCGCGGCCCAACCGACCGTCTGGACGCTGGCCTGCGGCCCACACCACACCCAGTTCGTCGCGCTCGCCGAAGACCGGCTGCGCACCGCCGAGGGCGACAAGCTCCGGGTCGAATACCTCTCCCAGCCCAACCGGGCCGAGCACCAGTTCTTCGGCGACCCGGTCGACCGGCTGCTGCGCAACGAGTTCCACCTGATCATCGGCCCGGCGGTGCGCCGGCCCGGCCTGCGCTCGACCCCGCTCTACGAGGCCCGCCTCGAGGCGATGATCGACCGCGACTACCCGGGCGACCGGCTGGCCCTCGCCGACCTGGTCCGCGACTACGAGGCGTTCCTCCAGCCGCGCGACGTGCGGGCCCGGCGGGTGCTCGAAGACGCGATCGCCGCCGCCGGCATCCCCGACCCCGATCCGGCGGGCCGGGTGGCGATGGAGACCTACGAGACCGCGACGAGCGTGATCCGGCTCCAGAGCGAACGCCGCCGCCCGGGCCACGGCCGGGGCCGGATCCTGGTCGTCCCGTCCGACGTGGCGCTGCCCTACAAGGTCGGCATGGTCTTCGGCGGCCGCGAAGCCGACCGGTTCAAGTGGGTGCCGATCCACGACGGCGGCGCGACGCTGCGGATGGAGACCTGCGTGACGATCCGCGACGCACACCAGACCGCGCTGCGCCCGGTGATCGACGCCCTCCGGGCCGGTGTCCACCACCTCGACCTGGGCCCGCAGGGGATATCCGGCGCGCCGCTCACTTTCGCCACACCCATCCCGTCGCAACGCACCTAG